Below is a genomic region from Echinicola rosea.
CAAAGGTGGATCATGAAAGGCTGGAATGGTCACACTGAAAACCGAAGGGGGCAGCACTTAAAGCAAGAATAAAAAAAGGACCTTACAGCCCTCCATCATCTGCAAAGGAATAATATCCTTCGGTTGTGATGATAATATGATCCAATACCGGCAACTCCAATAATTTCCCGGCTTTCACCATTTTTTCCGTTAGTCTTTTATCCTGTTCACTAGGCTTCAAAGTTCCTGAAGGATGATTATGAGCCAGGATCATTCCTGATGCAGATGCTTTCACTGCAGCTCCAAAAATAATTTTCAGGTCTACCACAGTCCCTGCAGATCCACCGGATGAAGCGTTGACAATTCCAAGGACACGGTTAGCCCTATTTAGTAGAATAACCTTAAACTCTTCAATAAATTCTATTTTCGACTCATCCCAGTTGGCCCTTAAAATCCTATTGGCGGTCAAAGAAGAAGTGATTTGGGGCTTTTGGGAAACCTTTGAATTGGCCTTATAACTTAGTACAATTTCTGCTACTTGGCTGGATACGAAGTCTTTGTTGTTGCTATCCATAACATTTCGTTTTTGATGGTTAGAAATTAATTATGGACACCGCCCCGCTTGAGGGCAACCAAAGCCAAGTGGCAACGGAATAAATGAAGGCTTGGCGGGGAGCATGTGTTTATGCCGGACACTCTTGGCTGCCCCGGCTGCCCGAAAGCGAACTTTGTGCAGTGATTAATGAATAATTAAATACCCTCTCCTTTCAAGAATTATCATATGCTTTATTTGAGGAGTGTTAGGTTAAATAACGGCTATCGACAAATCCTCCCATCAAGTCTGGGAATATGCAGCAGGGATAGGAGCGGCATCCCCGGCCTTGCCGGGATACAGCGGATAGCCCGGCCCGTAGGGGCTGCCCAAAACACATTTGATACCTCTCCTCAAATGAATGGTTTAACCGTTCAGCCCAAATTTTAAAAAAATTATCAAGCATGGGATTTCATCAACCAATTGCCATAATTTGAATAAAACTTCAGCAATATCAAAGATAAGCACCAGTCCTACTCCCTTTCTGTGTATGGCTCTCTAGTATGCCAATATTCCATTAGCTATTCCTGTTGGGCAATATTACTTTGGACTCTCCTTTGGATAGCAATTTCAATATAAAAGTCGCTCTGGCCATTATATTTCATTGGCCGATCCTGAAGTGCGAAGCGTATTTTTTTATTAAAAACTTAAATTGGGACAATAGCCTCAAATGATGTCAATTTTATGGCCCTTAGAATTTTTGGATTATTGATTTCCCCAACATTTCGGTTGGCAGAAAAGAAATTACGGAAGACGTATCGAAAAGGCAATCAAGATCATATACCAAATCGTTGCTCATAAGCCAAAACCACTTTAGAAGAGATCCCTTAAACTCCCAACCTATCAATAAGATTCAAATAGTCTTCCATGGTATCTATATCCACTTCACCTTTAGAGAGCGCTAACGTTTCTAAACCTTCAAAATCAGCAAATAATTGTTTGGCTCCCGAATTGCCCTTTAATTCCATTAAGCGTGGGAAACAGCTCCTGTGAAATAGTGCAGGAACTCCTTTCTGGCCGCCATAAAAGCTGGCGACAATCTTTGCCTTTGATTGATATTGGAGATCTATTAAGCCC
It encodes:
- a CDS encoding JAB domain-containing protein, yielding MDSNNKDFVSSQVAEIVLSYKANSKVSQKPQITSSLTANRILRANWDESKIEFIEEFKVILLNRANRVLGIVNASSGGSAGTVVDLKIIFGAAVKASASGMILAHNHPSGTLKPSEQDKRLTEKMVKAGKLLELPVLDHIIITTEGYYSFADDGGL